A genomic stretch from Spongiibacter nanhainus includes:
- a CDS encoding FAD-dependent oxidoreductase has translation MTTAGWDYSVDVLVVGSGNGGLTAALSCYEMGTRDVLVVEKSELVGGTSATSGGGVWVPCNRYAKAAGAQDSFDDAKQYLLSTTPKGAVPEEMVDAYLENGPKMVDFLHQRSDVRYVTLEHYPDYYTNVEGSRTGHRSMEPERFDSSLLGEDVKRLRPSHHMMRLFDRVYFTQVEAALLTVQGPGWIKLTLKLLASYFLDFAWLLKGHRVSRQICTGAAGVARLWYSVKKRDIPVWTNTTFVSLIDEGGKVVGAELRRGGETIRVQARKGVVLAAGGFEQNQAMREQYLPAPTNSAWSGGVSTNTGDAISEGQRLGAATRLMDGAWWCTTISVPGEPAPRLSIMEKSYPGSCVVNMKGLRFANESQNYMAFQQELYKVHSDDNPCSPMYLVFDARFRRDYIVGPLMTAQLKPDWTIPKSWFESKLVGKADSIRALAQQLGIDADNLEATVGKMNDYARTGKDLDFQRGDSAYDRYYGDARVTPNPCLGPIDEAPFYAIRIDAGDFGTQGGLATNPDAQVVREDGQVIEGLYAVGNCSAAVLPTYPGPGSTLGPSMTFAYQAAKKLTGFQD, from the coding sequence ATGACAACTGCTGGTTGGGATTATAGCGTCGACGTGCTCGTGGTCGGCAGCGGCAATGGTGGGCTTACCGCAGCGCTCAGTTGCTATGAAATGGGAACGCGGGATGTGCTGGTTGTGGAGAAATCTGAGCTGGTGGGGGGCACCAGTGCCACTTCCGGCGGGGGCGTGTGGGTGCCCTGTAACCGCTATGCCAAAGCGGCGGGCGCTCAGGATAGTTTTGACGATGCCAAGCAGTATCTGCTCAGTACCACGCCGAAGGGCGCGGTACCCGAGGAAATGGTTGACGCCTACTTGGAAAATGGGCCCAAGATGGTGGATTTTCTCCACCAGCGCAGTGACGTTCGTTACGTGACCCTAGAGCATTACCCCGACTATTACACCAATGTGGAGGGATCGCGGACAGGGCATCGCTCGATGGAGCCAGAGCGTTTTGACTCCTCGTTATTGGGAGAGGACGTAAAACGGTTGCGCCCCTCTCATCATATGATGCGGCTGTTCGACCGAGTTTACTTTACCCAGGTTGAAGCGGCATTGCTGACCGTGCAAGGGCCGGGTTGGATTAAGCTCACACTGAAGCTACTGGCCAGCTATTTTCTGGATTTTGCCTGGCTGCTCAAAGGGCATCGTGTCAGCCGGCAAATATGTACTGGCGCCGCTGGCGTTGCCAGGCTCTGGTATTCGGTAAAAAAGCGCGATATTCCAGTGTGGACCAATACCACCTTTGTTTCCCTTATTGACGAAGGTGGCAAAGTGGTGGGCGCCGAGCTGCGGCGCGGTGGTGAAACGATCCGCGTGCAGGCAAGAAAAGGCGTGGTGCTGGCGGCAGGCGGCTTCGAGCAGAACCAGGCGATGCGTGAGCAGTATTTGCCCGCCCCAACTAACAGTGCCTGGAGCGGCGGTGTGTCCACCAATACCGGCGATGCCATTTCTGAGGGCCAGCGTCTCGGCGCAGCGACTCGACTGATGGATGGGGCCTGGTGGTGTACCACTATCTCGGTGCCCGGCGAGCCGGCGCCGCGTTTAAGTATTATGGAAAAGTCCTACCCCGGTTCTTGTGTGGTGAACATGAAAGGCCTGCGTTTTGCCAATGAATCGCAAAACTATATGGCCTTTCAGCAAGAGCTCTACAAGGTGCACAGCGATGACAATCCCTGTTCGCCAATGTACCTGGTCTTTGATGCTCGTTTCCGTCGTGATTACATTGTTGGCCCCTTAATGACTGCACAACTGAAGCCGGACTGGACCATTCCCAAATCCTGGTTTGAGAGCAAATTGGTGGGCAAGGCCGACAGTATTCGGGCTCTGGCCCAGCAATTGGGTATCGATGCCGATAACCTGGAAGCGACGGTAGGCAAAATGAATGACTACGCCCGCACCGGCAAAGATTTGGATTTCCAGCGTGGTGATTCGGCCTACGACCGCTACTACGGCGATGCGAGGGTGACGCCCAACCCCTGCCTGGGGCCAATCGACGAGGCGCCTTTCTATGCGATTCGCATAGATGCCGGCGATTTTGGTACCCAGGGTGGCCTGGCGACCAACCCCGATGCCCAGGTGGTGCGAGAAGACGGTCAGGTAATCGAAGGTCTGTATGCGGTGGGTAACTGTAGTGCAGCGGTGCTGCCAACCTATCCTGGCCCCGGTTCGACCCTTGGACCGTCAATGACCTTTGCCTATCAGGCGGCCAAGAAACTCACCGGCTTTCAGGACTAG
- a CDS encoding DNA-3-methyladenine glycosylase I yields the protein MASFYRNVIKRVESHHGDIAGIEERLPTSLSAQALRELPDHRYLAEMAACIFRAGFVWRVISQKWDGFEEVFNGFLPIWVASRSPEDIEAMAQDTRIVRYLTKVKAVQDNAVMILDLEHSHCGIGAFIADWPSDDIIGLWQYLKKHGSRLGGNTGQYFLRFVGKDSFILSRDVCTALRAEGLIDSPKPTALKELKKAQAAFNQLQQESGRSLAELSMLLALSLGPR from the coding sequence ATGGCCAGTTTTTATCGGAATGTGATCAAGCGGGTGGAGTCCCACCACGGCGATATCGCTGGGATTGAGGAGCGTTTACCCACCAGCTTGAGTGCCCAGGCGCTGAGGGAATTACCAGATCATCGCTACCTGGCTGAAATGGCCGCGTGTATTTTTCGGGCCGGCTTTGTGTGGCGGGTCATCAGTCAAAAGTGGGACGGCTTTGAAGAGGTATTTAACGGCTTCTTACCCATCTGGGTCGCCTCCCGCAGCCCGGAAGACATTGAAGCGATGGCCCAGGATACCCGCATCGTACGCTACCTGACCAAAGTGAAAGCGGTGCAGGACAACGCCGTTATGATATTGGATCTGGAGCATAGCCACTGCGGCATTGGCGCCTTTATCGCCGATTGGCCCAGCGATGACATCATCGGCTTGTGGCAATATCTAAAAAAGCATGGCAGTCGCCTGGGCGGCAATACCGGCCAGTACTTTCTTCGTTTCGTGGGCAAAGACAGCTTTATACTCAGCCGGGATGTCTGCACAGCACTGCGCGCCGAGGGTCTAATCGACAGCCCTAAGCCCACTGCACTCAAGGAGCTGAAAAAGGCGCAAGCCGCCTTCAATCAGCTTCAGCAGGAGAGCGGACGCTCTCTTGCTGAACTCAGCATGCTGCTGGCCCTTTCCCTGGGCCCACGCTAA
- a CDS encoding DmsC/YnfH family molybdoenzyme membrane anchor subunit, translating into MWKVRDDEPQYAFLKEPEAREVNFYQAPIDLIARSGGAVPAGREMFINEEPGVGENPHRNKQHAFHFTADNCIGCHACEAACSEKNDNPAHISFRSVGYVEGGTYPDFKRMNISMACNHCDDPVCLKGCPTRAYTKHVEYGAVLQDPETCFGCGYCTWVCPYNAPQLDPIKGQVSKCNMCVDRLEVNLKPACVSACLGNALNFGVVEDLPENREQAKVSIPGFPDPEITHPNIRFQQTKKMPDEVTRTDGMPVKYHKGEDGQYRPVVDQKKGVEKKWSFAKLSSRENPLVLFTLLGQTAVGAFFLAFLGAQFGVEALVSLRDSVMYLPLVGICAGAAALGMLMSATHLGKPLRAYRGFNNLRHSPVCREGLGMVIFMAFVGLHLLAVAPENAVVQSLVGDLGAYPKLAAGLAYPALLAGAVGLYYMYRCYRIPARPFWDHWQTASSFVGSALTLGGLLVGLVAVPTLAYLNADSAGALRYCAGAIVAGCVLESFGLWRHAAAMNVANNEGSVSHYIQSTLFGKSYWLRNSLLGLNVVLALALAINPELHALNLGIAAALLVSTAAVVLIGRALFYVLVVPTTMPGAFFWKNKDFEEHAREIGLANMPQVGVVAHVH; encoded by the coding sequence ATGTGGAAAGTAAGAGACGACGAACCCCAATACGCTTTTCTGAAAGAGCCCGAAGCACGTGAAGTGAATTTTTACCAGGCTCCTATCGACCTGATTGCCCGCAGTGGTGGCGCGGTGCCGGCTGGGCGGGAAATGTTTATCAACGAGGAGCCGGGGGTGGGGGAAAACCCGCACCGCAATAAACAGCACGCCTTCCACTTTACGGCGGATAATTGCATTGGTTGTCATGCCTGTGAAGCGGCGTGCAGTGAGAAGAATGACAACCCCGCCCACATCAGTTTTCGCAGCGTAGGTTATGTAGAGGGCGGGACTTACCCCGACTTCAAGCGCATGAATATCTCTATGGCGTGCAACCACTGCGATGACCCGGTGTGCCTCAAAGGTTGCCCGACTCGGGCCTACACCAAGCACGTTGAGTACGGCGCCGTACTCCAGGATCCCGAGACCTGCTTTGGTTGTGGTTATTGCACTTGGGTGTGCCCCTACAATGCGCCACAGCTCGACCCGATAAAGGGACAGGTGAGCAAGTGTAATATGTGTGTGGATCGCTTGGAAGTTAACCTGAAGCCAGCCTGTGTGTCGGCCTGCTTGGGCAACGCACTGAATTTTGGCGTGGTTGAGGACCTACCGGAAAATCGTGAACAGGCCAAAGTGAGTATTCCCGGTTTCCCGGACCCGGAAATTACTCATCCCAATATACGTTTTCAGCAAACCAAAAAAATGCCCGACGAAGTAACCCGCACCGACGGCATGCCGGTTAAATATCACAAAGGTGAAGACGGCCAGTACCGTCCCGTTGTGGATCAAAAGAAAGGGGTCGAAAAGAAGTGGAGCTTTGCCAAACTGAGTTCCCGGGAAAACCCCTTGGTGCTGTTTACCCTACTTGGGCAGACGGCGGTGGGCGCCTTCTTTCTGGCGTTTCTCGGTGCCCAGTTTGGTGTTGAGGCGCTGGTGTCACTCCGTGACTCGGTTATGTATCTGCCCCTAGTGGGTATTTGTGCAGGTGCTGCGGCGCTGGGCATGCTGATGTCAGCCACCCACCTTGGCAAGCCTCTGAGAGCGTATCGTGGATTTAACAACCTCCGCCATTCACCGGTATGTCGGGAAGGCTTGGGGATGGTGATATTTATGGCATTTGTCGGCTTGCACCTGCTGGCAGTGGCGCCGGAGAACGCCGTAGTGCAATCGCTGGTTGGTGATCTGGGTGCCTATCCCAAGCTTGCTGCAGGCCTGGCCTACCCAGCGCTTCTGGCGGGTGCGGTGGGCTTGTACTATATGTACCGCTGCTATCGGATACCGGCCCGGCCATTTTGGGACCACTGGCAAACGGCCAGTAGCTTTGTCGGCAGTGCCCTGACCCTGGGTGGTCTGTTAGTGGGCCTGGTGGCAGTGCCTACGCTGGCGTACCTCAATGCCGATAGCGCCGGTGCGTTGCGGTACTGCGCCGGGGCGATCGTTGCCGGCTGTGTGCTGGAAAGCTTTGGCCTGTGGCGGCATGCGGCGGCCATGAATGTCGCCAACAACGAGGGTAGCGTTTCCCACTATATTCAGAGCACGCTGTTCGGTAAGAGCTACTGGTTACGTAACAGTCTGTTGGGCCTCAATGTCGTTTTGGCTCTGGCGCTGGCTATCAATCCGGAGCTTCACGCCTTGAATCTGGGTATTGCTGCGGCCTTGCTTGTGTCTACCGCAGCGGTAGTTCTGATTGGACGCGCGCTGTTCTACGTTCTGGTTGTGCCCACCACGATGCCCGGTGCTTTCTTCTGGAAAAATAAGGATTTTGAGGAGCACGCCAGGGAGATCGGCTTGGCCAATATGCCCCAGGTTGGGGTGGTTGCCCACGTTCACTGA
- a CDS encoding molybdopterin oxidoreductase family protein codes for MIFGRKHRKPITIADKKVVEWKYAVCGYCSTGCSIEVGLNDAGKPVASRGKGNAPVNQGKLCIKGIFEHELSTTSGRGTEPLMRDRIYQDFAPVDWDTALDHTAAEFKRIQEKYGRDSVAVVSTGQLLTEEFYTLGKLVRGVIGTNQYDGNTTLCMASAVSGYKRSFGADGPPGCYEDFEHTHCLMAFGSNLPEQHPIIYWRLKEALEKRKFPLIVVDPRVTMFAQFADIHLPITPGTDLVLLNALAHVILKEGLQDQRYIDAHCSGFDELAATVEKYDPITASRICGIDPDTIRHVARIYAKAPSAMSIWTMGINQSTHGTDGVCGINNLNLITGNIGVPGGTSMSITGQCNAMGTREWSSCSGLPGYRMLEKPEHRKEVAEFWGVDEDFFPPKRGLQQTDIFPAIESGEIKALWIVATNPLTSMPNQPRIKKALEKLEFMVVQDGYRDCETVDYAHVYLPGALWGEKEGVQTNTERRVNLVRKFVEPPGNAKPDHWIFTQLAKRFERGRAIPFPESSSDIFDEMKQLSKGEGRNLDISGMSHDLIEQQRGIQWPMREGDQTGNPRLYSDGVFPTANGKANLLAMDYIEDNEVPDTSYPFWMNSGRVVEHFHTRTKTGKIGNLNKFSPTPYMEINPDSAKEFGVEHQKYVRLVSRRGDAVVMAQLTQRVPRNMLFIPMHYHDCVNRLSLGLLDPYSRQPAFKQCAVRIEHVDQREAARLNVERRAF; via the coding sequence ATGATCTTTGGCAGGAAACATCGCAAGCCAATCACAATTGCCGATAAAAAAGTGGTGGAGTGGAAGTATGCCGTCTGCGGGTACTGCTCTACTGGATGCTCGATCGAAGTGGGGCTCAACGACGCTGGTAAGCCGGTGGCCAGCCGGGGCAAGGGCAATGCCCCGGTCAATCAAGGTAAGTTGTGTATCAAGGGGATTTTTGAGCACGAGCTGAGTACCACCTCGGGTCGGGGCACCGAGCCACTGATGCGTGACCGTATCTATCAGGACTTTGCGCCGGTGGATTGGGATACCGCCTTGGATCATACGGCGGCCGAGTTTAAGCGTATTCAGGAAAAATACGGCCGCGACAGTGTCGCTGTTGTCTCCACGGGGCAGTTGCTGACGGAAGAGTTCTACACCCTGGGCAAATTAGTACGTGGGGTCATAGGGACCAACCAATACGATGGCAACACCACCCTGTGTATGGCCTCGGCAGTATCGGGCTACAAGCGCTCCTTTGGTGCCGATGGCCCGCCTGGATGCTATGAGGATTTTGAGCACACCCACTGTCTGATGGCATTTGGCTCAAACCTGCCTGAGCAACACCCGATCATCTACTGGCGCCTTAAGGAGGCGCTGGAAAAGCGCAAATTCCCGCTGATCGTGGTGGATCCCCGGGTCACCATGTTTGCCCAGTTCGCCGATATTCACTTGCCGATCACGCCGGGCACCGACCTGGTACTGCTCAACGCATTGGCTCATGTGATTCTTAAGGAGGGGCTACAGGATCAGCGTTATATCGACGCTCATTGTTCCGGCTTCGACGAATTGGCGGCTACGGTAGAAAAGTACGACCCCATAACCGCGTCGCGAATCTGTGGTATTGATCCTGACACCATACGCCATGTGGCCCGAATCTACGCTAAAGCGCCGTCGGCGATGAGTATTTGGACCATGGGGATCAATCAGAGCACCCATGGCACCGATGGTGTATGTGGCATCAACAACCTCAACCTGATCACCGGCAACATCGGTGTTCCTGGTGGCACCAGTATGTCCATTACCGGTCAGTGCAACGCCATGGGCACCCGAGAGTGGTCGTCCTGTTCCGGCTTGCCCGGCTATCGCATGTTGGAAAAACCAGAGCATCGCAAAGAAGTGGCGGAGTTTTGGGGCGTCGATGAGGACTTCTTTCCGCCCAAACGGGGTCTTCAGCAAACGGATATCTTTCCCGCCATCGAATCTGGCGAGATAAAAGCCCTGTGGATCGTGGCTACAAATCCACTGACCTCCATGCCCAATCAGCCCAGAATCAAAAAGGCGCTGGAAAAGCTCGAGTTCATGGTAGTCCAAGATGGCTACCGGGATTGTGAAACTGTCGATTACGCCCATGTGTACTTGCCCGGCGCCCTGTGGGGTGAAAAAGAAGGAGTACAGACCAACACTGAGCGGCGGGTGAATCTGGTGCGCAAGTTTGTTGAGCCGCCGGGTAATGCCAAGCCTGATCACTGGATTTTTACCCAACTGGCCAAGCGTTTTGAGCGCGGTCGCGCCATCCCATTCCCGGAATCTTCCTCCGACATCTTTGATGAAATGAAACAGTTGTCGAAAGGGGAGGGGCGAAACCTGGATATCTCCGGGATGAGCCACGATTTGATTGAGCAGCAGCGGGGTATTCAATGGCCGATGCGAGAAGGGGATCAAACCGGTAACCCCAGGCTATATAGCGATGGCGTCTTCCCCACCGCGAATGGCAAGGCCAATCTGCTGGCCATGGACTACATTGAAGACAATGAAGTACCGGACACTAGCTACCCGTTCTGGATGAACAGCGGCCGGGTGGTGGAACATTTTCACACCCGCACCAAGACCGGGAAAATTGGCAATCTCAATAAATTTTCACCAACCCCCTATATGGAAATTAATCCAGACTCGGCGAAGGAGTTCGGCGTCGAGCATCAGAAGTATGTGCGCCTAGTGTCACGCCGCGGTGATGCGGTGGTGATGGCACAGCTCACTCAGCGTGTTCCCCGCAATATGTTGTTTATCCCCATGCATTATCACGACTGCGTCAACCGCTTGTCGCTGGGCTTATTGGACCCCTACTCCCGCCAGCCGGCGTTCAAGCAATGCGCGGTGAGAATCGAACACGTCGATCAGCGAGAGGCAGCCAGGCTGAATGTCGAGCGGCGGGCGTTTTAA
- a CDS encoding OmpA family protein, protein MNKVLTSLALAGAVASSAAMAADDKDVWYFNPAVGYQIFDSDTGLDEAGTGILGVEYRINTHWGVELSADYAKPDNEDDIQGLDAEVFGGSLSGVYYFTQQGAWLPYAAAGVGVKTLEYDNNTDDEYTQLNAGMGVRSFLTDRWSVRGDVRYLYGTDDSYQGGLVSLGLSYLFGAEGEQAGTDQDGDGVMDRKDDCPNTPPGVAVDANGCPLDRDGDGVPNYRDKCPNTEPGVKVDEMGCTFVLSQTQSVKLNVLFAVDSSVIPAAYRSELAKVAEFMKANDGVKGVIEGHTDNTGTDAYNQALSQRRADSVRNALIKDYGIAANRLSAVGFGEQRPIADNSTAEGRQKNRRVVAVVQTQAAE, encoded by the coding sequence ATGAATAAGGTGTTAACTAGCTTGGCCTTGGCTGGCGCTGTCGCCTCGTCTGCGGCCATGGCGGCTGACGACAAGGATGTGTGGTATTTCAATCCTGCGGTGGGTTATCAGATCTTTGATAGCGATACAGGGCTTGATGAAGCTGGCACTGGCATTCTCGGTGTGGAGTATCGGATCAATACCCATTGGGGTGTGGAACTGAGCGCGGACTACGCCAAGCCAGACAATGAAGACGATATTCAGGGCCTGGACGCCGAAGTATTCGGTGGCAGCCTGTCCGGTGTGTACTACTTCACCCAACAGGGTGCTTGGCTCCCCTACGCCGCAGCCGGCGTTGGTGTCAAAACTCTGGAATACGACAACAATACCGATGATGAATACACTCAACTTAATGCTGGTATGGGTGTGCGTTCCTTCCTGACCGACCGCTGGTCTGTTCGTGGTGATGTGCGTTATCTCTACGGTACTGATGATTCCTATCAGGGTGGCTTGGTTTCTTTGGGTCTGAGTTATCTGTTTGGTGCTGAGGGCGAGCAAGCCGGTACCGACCAGGACGGCGATGGCGTTATGGATCGCAAAGACGACTGCCCCAACACGCCCCCGGGTGTGGCGGTTGACGCCAACGGTTGCCCGCTGGATCGGGATGGCGACGGTGTACCCAACTACCGCGACAAGTGTCCAAACACTGAGCCCGGTGTGAAGGTTGACGAAATGGGTTGTACGTTTGTGCTGAGCCAAACTCAGTCAGTCAAGCTGAACGTTCTGTTTGCGGTTGATTCTTCAGTTATCCCTGCAGCGTACCGCAGCGAACTGGCCAAGGTTGCTGAGTTCATGAAAGCCAACGACGGCGTCAAAGGTGTGATCGAAGGCCACACTGACAACACCGGTACTGATGCCTACAACCAAGCGCTGAGCCAGCGCCGCGCGGATTCTGTGCGCAATGCGCTGATCAAGGATTACGGCATTGCTGCTAACCGCTTGAGCGCAGTAGGTTTCGGTGAGCAGCGGCCCATTGCAGATAATAGTACTGCTGAAGGGCGCCAGAAAAACCGTCGCGTAGTCGCTGTGGTGCAGACTCAAGCGGCTGAGTGA
- the hda gene encoding DnaA regulatory inactivator Hda: MTTAQQIPLRFRLDNDATLDNFYVADEAALAVHELRRQAQGAGERFIYLLAGVGRSHLLQASCALAEGASLKTQYLPIRSVADSSPEWVLEGLEECDLLCLDDIDAVVGDRAWEVALFNLYNAALANGQSWLVSSSGGIQAERFCLPDLYSRMKSFSTYRLPALGDEELLNVVVTRCRARGIIIDEAVVRYILSRGRRDLHYLVDLVAKLDRSSLQMKRKVTIPFVKDVMGWCQ, encoded by the coding sequence ATGACCACGGCTCAGCAGATTCCACTGCGCTTTCGCCTGGATAACGATGCCACTTTAGACAATTTTTACGTAGCGGACGAAGCCGCCTTGGCTGTTCATGAGTTGCGTCGCCAGGCGCAAGGTGCAGGCGAACGCTTTATTTATTTGCTTGCCGGTGTAGGGCGCAGTCACTTGCTGCAGGCCAGCTGTGCCCTGGCGGAGGGCGCTTCGCTAAAGACTCAATATTTACCGATCCGAAGTGTGGCAGACAGCTCCCCGGAGTGGGTACTGGAGGGGCTGGAAGAGTGTGACCTGCTTTGCCTGGATGATATTGACGCCGTTGTGGGAGACCGCGCGTGGGAAGTCGCGCTGTTTAACCTTTACAACGCCGCCCTGGCTAACGGGCAATCTTGGCTGGTGTCGAGCTCCGGGGGCATACAGGCAGAGCGTTTTTGTCTGCCTGACCTTTACTCGAGGATGAAAAGTTTTTCTACCTATCGGCTGCCAGCCCTGGGCGACGAAGAGTTACTGAATGTTGTTGTCACGCGCTGCCGGGCACGGGGTATCATTATCGACGAGGCGGTCGTAAGGTATATCCTTTCTCGCGGGCGAAGGGATTTGCATTACTTGGTTGATTTGGTCGCGAAATTGGATCGCTCTAGTTTGCAGATGAAGAGAAAGGTGACTATTCCGTTCGTTAAAGACGTCATGGGATGGTGCCAGTAG
- a CDS encoding AI-2E family transporter, with product MSVNARLMWGAAALVLVYLILRLLGPILMPFALASVFAYIGDPLVDRLEERKLGRTPAVALVFVGLTLVTALGVLITLPLLLDQTQLLIQRLYGFVAWVQESGLPALRQYFDLPEQSSVNTAKEALSKHWSAAGGLLMYVWQQVSGSSAAVLTWLANMTLVPVVTFYLLRDWDHMMARIRALLPRRVEPKVVGIARECDEILGAFARGQFMVMLSLALVYMAGLWLVGLDLALVLGLIAGLASIVPYLGFIVGILAAGLAAYFQFDSWWPLLGVAGVFGAGQVLESVYLTPTLVGDKIGLHPVIVIFAVLAGGQLFGFLGILLALPAAAVIKVMVLHAHEAYQSSDFYAAAGDVKESPE from the coding sequence GTGAGTGTTAACGCGCGGCTGATGTGGGGCGCGGCGGCGCTGGTATTGGTCTATTTAATTTTGCGTTTGCTGGGACCGATTTTGATGCCCTTTGCACTCGCTTCCGTGTTCGCCTATATCGGCGATCCCCTGGTCGACCGGTTGGAGGAGCGCAAGTTGGGACGCACACCGGCTGTGGCTCTCGTCTTTGTCGGTCTCACTTTGGTTACGGCTCTGGGGGTGTTGATTACCCTGCCACTGCTACTGGATCAAACCCAGCTGTTGATTCAACGCCTGTACGGCTTTGTTGCCTGGGTCCAGGAAAGTGGCCTGCCTGCGCTTCGGCAGTACTTCGATTTGCCAGAACAGTCGTCCGTGAATACCGCCAAGGAGGCGCTCAGCAAGCACTGGAGTGCGGCCGGTGGACTCCTTATGTACGTGTGGCAGCAAGTCAGTGGGTCCAGCGCCGCCGTGCTGACCTGGCTAGCCAATATGACCCTGGTGCCGGTGGTAACCTTTTACCTGCTGCGTGACTGGGATCATATGATGGCTCGGATTCGGGCCTTATTACCCCGGAGAGTGGAGCCCAAAGTCGTCGGTATTGCCCGGGAGTGCGATGAGATTCTCGGCGCCTTTGCTAGAGGGCAGTTTATGGTCATGCTGTCTTTGGCGCTGGTATACATGGCGGGCTTGTGGTTGGTGGGGCTGGATTTGGCGCTGGTACTTGGCTTGATCGCGGGTTTGGCCAGCATCGTCCCCTATCTGGGGTTTATTGTCGGTATTCTAGCTGCGGGGCTGGCGGCGTACTTTCAATTTGACAGTTGGTGGCCGCTGCTGGGGGTGGCGGGCGTGTTCGGTGCGGGGCAGGTGCTGGAGAGCGTCTATCTGACGCCAACGCTGGTGGGCGATAAAATCGGACTTCACCCGGTAATCGTGATTTTCGCGGTACTGGCCGGTGGCCAGCTGTTTGGATTTTTGGGCATCTTACTGGCGTTGCCCGCCGCTGCCGTCATCAAAGTGATGGTCCTCCACGCCCACGAGGCCTACCAGAGCAGCGACTTTTATGCCGCCGCGGGTGATGTGAAGGAGAGCCCGGAATGA
- a CDS encoding DUF2066 domain-containing protein, giving the protein MGLTAPWCLALCLLTIAATARAEMVANLYDAAVPVKEQTQSAFRRAAAKGLERVLIRVSGRSQVSDRADIASALANPEPLVVQYRYHQPLAADTDPSAEDDAPSLVLELSYSPRQVNALLQSAGLPVWSANRPSMLVWLVADTASGRRFVGGGEQPELQALMTDEAERRGLPLQFPLFDLTDTANLSVNQVWQLSATAVREASQRYGSAYILVGRASEFSTGQWVASWLLLDGEVARNFESEGMGAQQALASAVDRVADVQAERYAVFSGGVGAGSSLILIDGIADFHSYAALMGYLESLAIVRHANSVWVSDKELVVDLVLNDDMEKAQRFLAMDGRLQEVSGSGYQGSPGGVPPQLMVRNRYRWVGAER; this is encoded by the coding sequence TTGGGTCTGACAGCTCCGTGGTGCTTGGCGTTGTGCCTGCTGACTATCGCGGCAACTGCCCGTGCTGAAATGGTGGCCAACCTTTACGATGCGGCGGTGCCGGTAAAGGAGCAGACTCAGAGCGCTTTCCGACGCGCCGCAGCCAAGGGCTTGGAGCGGGTTTTGATCAGGGTGTCGGGTCGCAGCCAGGTGAGTGACCGCGCAGATATCGCCAGCGCCTTGGCCAACCCGGAACCGCTGGTCGTGCAATACCGCTATCATCAGCCACTGGCGGCGGATACCGATCCCAGTGCAGAGGATGACGCTCCCAGCCTGGTGTTGGAACTGAGTTACTCTCCCCGCCAGGTCAATGCGCTGCTGCAGTCGGCGGGCTTGCCGGTGTGGTCTGCTAATCGCCCGTCAATGCTGGTGTGGTTGGTGGCGGATACGGCATCGGGGCGGCGCTTTGTCGGAGGTGGTGAGCAGCCCGAATTGCAGGCCTTGATGACCGATGAGGCCGAGCGCCGAGGATTGCCGCTGCAGTTTCCCCTGTTTGATCTCACCGATACCGCCAATCTCAGTGTCAATCAGGTTTGGCAATTATCGGCAACGGCGGTGCGAGAGGCCTCTCAACGTTACGGCAGTGCCTATATTCTGGTGGGGCGTGCCAGCGAATTTTCCACTGGGCAGTGGGTGGCGAGTTGGCTATTGTTGGACGGCGAAGTGGCCCGAAACTTCGAGTCGGAAGGTATGGGAGCGCAGCAGGCATTAGCCTCCGCGGTGGATCGCGTGGCTGACGTGCAGGCGGAACGCTACGCCGTATTCAGCGGCGGAGTGGGAGCGGGCAGTAGCCTGATTCTTATCGACGGCATCGCCGATTTCCACAGCTATGCAGCCTTGATGGGTTATCTGGAAAGTTTGGCAATAGTGCGTCACGCCAACTCGGTATGGGTGTCTGACAAAGAGCTGGTGGTGGACTTGGTGCTCAACGACGATATGGAAAAAGCGCAGCGTTTTCTGGCTATGGATGGGCGCTTGCAAGAAGTCAGTGGCAGCGGTTACCAGGGCTCGCCAGGCGGGGTGCCCCCACAGTTGATGGTGCGCAATCGCTATCGCTGGGTAGGGGCTGAGCGGTGA